The proteins below come from a single Vitis vinifera cultivar Pinot Noir 40024 chromosome 9, ASM3070453v1 genomic window:
- the LOC100246362 gene encoding protein BIG GRAIN 1-like A, with protein sequence MQRWDKSLREDRYRNGRENPSFSSTLLDAIYRSIDEGGEGEEELVLYRETMRKKHSNCTVNKEEDEEMASLRRAIMIEKWMEKKVSEKVVVRRKSMADFERRSRNDRDSFFLNSTSSSSDSSSGGGFSSSEAESVRSSGFQRPKPIRTSTSVPPENHHHLMFENYHDRNYIASQKPKHEGGFVKTKSRALKIYGDLKKVKQPISPGGRLASFLNSLFTTGTAKKAKISSSEDSTPERKSKSGHTSTCSSASSFSRSCLSKTPSSRSKLSNGTKRSVRFYPVSVIVDEDCRPCGHKCLYEDGKPIRTVTNFINEDIKLNIDHNRRVEEAARDLLKNYQKKNESYLREAANHEDSDDDAASCASSDLFELDNLSAIGIDRYREELPVYETTRMDTNRAIASGLIL encoded by the coding sequence ATGCAGAGGTGGGATAAATCGCTCCGTGAGGATCGGTACCGGAACGGTAGAGAAAATCCGTCCTTCTCGTCGACTCTGCTCGACGCGATTTACAGGTCGATCGACGAGGGTGGTGAAGGGGAGGAAGAGCTGGTTCTGTACAGAGAAACTATGAGGAAGAAGCACAGTAATTGCACTGTGAATAAGGAGGAGGACGAAGAGATGGCGAGTCTTAGGAGAGCCATCATGATCGAAAAATGGATGGAGAAGAAGGTGAGCGAGAAGGTGGTGGTTCGGCGAAAGTCCATGGCGGATTTCGAGAGAAGGTCGCGGAACGATCGCGATTCTTTTTTCCTGAATTCGACTTCGAGCTCCTCCGACTCCAGCTCGGGAGGAGGATTCTCGTCGTCGGAGGCGGAATCTGTAAGGTCGTCTGGTTTTCAGAGACCGAAGCCGATACGAACCAGCACGTCGGTTCCACCGGAGAATCACCACCACCTTATGTTTGAGAATTATCACGACAGAAATTACATTGCGTCGCAGAAGCCAAAGCACGAAGGCGGTTTCGTGAAGACGAAGTCTCGAGCGCTGAAGATCTACGGCGATCTCAAGAAGGTGAAGCAACCAATCTCTCCCGGCGGCCGCCTCGCGAGCTTCCTCAACTCTCTCTTCACAACCGGAACCGCCAAGAAAGCGAAGATATCCTCGTCGGAAGACTCTACACCAGAACGCAAATCAAAGTCCGGCCACACGTCCACATGCTCATCAGCCTCCTCCTTCTCCCGCTCCTGCCTGAGCAAAACGCCGTCATCCAGAAGCAAACTCAGCAACGGCACGAAGCGATCAGTGAGATTCTACCCCGTCAGCGTCATAGTCGACGAAGACTGCCGTCCCTGCGGCCACAAATGCTTGTACGAAGACGGCAAACCGATACGAACTGTAACAAACTTCATCAACGAAGACATCAAGCTCAACATCGACCACAACCGCCGAGTGGAAGAAGCCGCAAGAGATCTGCTGAAAAATTACCAAAAGAAAAACGAATCGTACCTGAGAGAAGCCGCCAACCATGAAGATTCCGACGACGATGCAGCGAGCTGCGCCAGCTCAGATCTCTTCGAGCTCGATAACCTCTCAGCCATCGGAATCGATAGGTACCGCGAAGAGCTTCCAGTGTATGAAACTACTCGCATGGATACGAATCGAGCCATTGCCAGCGGCTTGATTCTCTAA